A window of Polaromonas hydrogenivorans contains these coding sequences:
- a CDS encoding D-hexose-6-phosphate mutarotase: MHLPPQITPLQHAGHSALQLTTRHGTAIVALHGAHLLSWTPTGQRDVLWLSPEALPEPAAIRGGVPVCWPWFAKQGMPLDALQHGPARVNPWQVSAIHASSDDEISLSLVPCAQATGDASSSLAELAPGLQVSLRITLGETLSQTLHTRNLGSETFQLTQALHSYFAVSHAAQVGIEGLIDLPYLDKLRGMAADVQQVPFALELACDRIYHAAQKSGDSFPGRYTLTDPAWQRSIVIETEGSQSVVVWNPGREGARSIADVPNDGWQDFFCIEAANAEPDGVMLAPGAEHWLGQTLSVI; the protein is encoded by the coding sequence ATGCACCTTCCACCCCAGATCACCCCCCTCCAGCATGCGGGCCACAGCGCCCTGCAACTGACCACCCGCCACGGCACCGCCATCGTCGCCCTTCACGGCGCGCACCTGCTGTCGTGGACGCCCACGGGCCAGCGCGATGTGCTCTGGCTGTCTCCCGAGGCCCTGCCCGAGCCCGCCGCCATTCGCGGCGGCGTACCGGTGTGCTGGCCGTGGTTTGCCAAGCAGGGCATGCCCCTTGATGCGCTGCAGCACGGCCCGGCGCGCGTCAATCCGTGGCAAGTCAGCGCGATTCACGCCAGCAGCGACGATGAAATCAGCCTGAGCCTCGTACCCTGCGCGCAAGCCACCGGCGATGCCTCGTCCAGCCTTGCGGAACTCGCGCCCGGTCTGCAGGTCAGCCTGCGCATCACGCTGGGCGAAACCCTGAGCCAGACCCTGCACACGCGCAACCTGGGCAGTGAAACTTTTCAGCTGACGCAAGCGCTGCACAGCTACTTTGCCGTCAGCCACGCCGCGCAGGTGGGCATCGAAGGCCTCATCGACCTGCCCTACCTGGACAAGCTGCGCGGCATGGCGGCGGACGTGCAGCAAGTCCCGTTCGCGTTAGAGCTGGCCTGTGACCGCATCTACCATGCCGCACAAAAATCGGGCGATTCGTTTCCAGGGCGCTACACGCTGACCGACCCGGCCTGGCAGCGCAGCATCGTGATTGAAACCGAGGGCAGCCAGTCCGTGGTGGTCTGGAACCCGGGCCGCGAAGGCGCCCGCAGCATCGCCGACGTGCCCAATGACGGCTGGCAGGATTTTTTCTGCATCGAGGCGGCGAATGCCGAGCCGGATGGGGTGATGCTGGCGCCGGGAGCCGAGCACTGGCTGGGGCAGACTTTGAGTGTTATTTAG
- a CDS encoding OmpW/AlkL family protein, whose amino-acid sequence MLASLVAAFAAAPAMAQQNTIKLGVANVQPHSSASDFSGPFTPGGISVEVRNKTTSFFSYTREINDQWDVELALGDSPTHDIALKINNPGLPASVQAMSGQVAATVRQVAPVLFVNYKFLEKTSPWRPFVGVGINYTNFDKTHSTAAGDTLNGGPTSVSLEDSVGLALQGGVTYRINNQWSLSAALITAQVKSKITTNTLGIERSADIKFRPRVFTLAMGYSF is encoded by the coding sequence ATGCTCGCCAGCCTTGTGGCGGCCTTTGCAGCAGCCCCGGCCATGGCGCAGCAAAACACCATCAAGCTTGGCGTTGCCAATGTGCAGCCCCATTCCAGCGCCAGCGACTTTTCCGGACCCTTCACGCCGGGCGGCATCAGCGTCGAAGTGCGCAACAAGACAACGTCCTTCTTTTCCTATACACGCGAAATCAACGACCAGTGGGATGTGGAACTCGCCTTGGGTGACTCGCCTACCCATGACATTGCCTTGAAAATCAACAACCCAGGCCTGCCCGCCAGCGTTCAGGCCATGTCGGGCCAGGTCGCCGCAACCGTCCGGCAGGTCGCGCCCGTGCTGTTCGTCAATTACAAGTTTCTGGAAAAAACCAGTCCCTGGCGGCCATTTGTAGGCGTGGGCATCAACTACACGAACTTTGACAAGACCCATTCCACCGCTGCCGGCGACACCCTCAATGGCGGCCCGACCTCCGTTTCGCTGGAAGATTCGGTGGGCCTGGCCCTGCAGGGCGGCGTGACTTACCGGATCAACAACCAGTGGTCGCTGTCGGCGGCACTGATAACAGCGCAGGTCAAATCCAAAATCACCACCAACACCCTGGGCATCGAGCGGAGCGCCGACATCAAGTTCAGGCCCCGGGTGTTTACCCTGGCCATGGGCTATTCGTTTTGA
- a CDS encoding peptidylprolyl isomerase, translating to MKKQFLLATAMASLLVMGAQGAMAQNVAIVNGKAVPKTRLDALAQQVAKAGRPVTPEMEGQLREEVIAREVFMQEAEKQGIAASDDFKAQMELARQTLMIRELFASYQKKNPVTDADLKAEYDKFAAASGGKEYKARHILVEKESEATAIIASLKKGGKFEDIAKKQSKDPGSGAKGGDLDWANPSSYVPEFTEALLKLNKGQMTDTPVKSQFGYHVIRVDDIRSAKLPAFEEVKPQIAQQMQQQKLAAFQEELRKKAKVE from the coding sequence ATGAAAAAACAATTTTTACTGGCCACCGCCATGGCCAGCCTGCTGGTCATGGGCGCCCAGGGCGCCATGGCCCAGAACGTCGCCATCGTCAACGGCAAGGCCGTGCCCAAGACCCGCCTCGACGCGCTGGCCCAGCAGGTCGCCAAGGCCGGCCGCCCGGTCACGCCTGAAATGGAAGGCCAGTTGCGCGAAGAAGTCATCGCCCGCGAAGTGTTCATGCAGGAAGCCGAGAAACAAGGCATCGCCGCCAGTGACGACTTCAAGGCGCAGATGGAACTGGCTCGCCAGACCCTGATGATCCGCGAACTGTTTGCCAGCTACCAAAAGAAAAACCCGGTGACCGATGCCGACCTGAAGGCCGAATACGACAAGTTCGCGGCAGCCAGCGGCGGCAAGGAATACAAGGCGCGCCACATCCTGGTTGAAAAAGAGTCCGAGGCCACCGCCATCATTGCCAGCCTGAAAAAAGGCGGCAAGTTCGAGGACATCGCCAAGAAGCAATCCAAGGATCCAGGTTCTGGCGCCAAGGGCGGCGACCTAGACTGGGCCAACCCGTCCAGCTACGTGCCTGAATTCACCGAAGCCCTGCTCAAGCTGAACAAGGGCCAGATGACCGACACCCCGGTCAAGTCGCAGTTCGGCTACCACGTCATCCGCGTGGACGACATCCGCAGCGCCAAGCTGCCGGCCTTTGAAGAAGTCAAGCCGCAAATCGCCCAGCAGATGCAGCAGCAAAAGCTCGCCGCCTTCCAGGAAGAGCTGCGCAAAAAAGCCAAGGTCGAATAA
- a CDS encoding alpha/beta hydrolase family protein: MKTIHLLSIVAAASLLVACGGDSPSNLGVVDNSPARGTLIQNPPIRTAFFTAGDFAAKLNASASGRNLLAIAGTPKCGVDVQYIHYGTVGGASESTDATGALMTPSGGPGCTGSRPIVLYAHGTTTVKSYNLANLLDEGSPAYSEAALIAAIYAAQGFIVVAPNYAGYESSKLPYHPYLNADQESKEMMDALSAARKALPGLLQPVQDSGKLFITGYSQGGHVAMATHKAMQAAGQPVTASAPMSGPYALAAYTDAIFYGNVGLGSTLFSPLLVNSYQKAYGNLYSQLTDIYEPSYASGIDTLLPTDTPLSTLFAPGGKLPQTALFSRTPPTAPAGSPASLQPTLNAISPPTTPPELAPLFALGFGTSNLVTNAARLNFLLDAFANPDGAVPSVTTAQPAANPAHPIRIATKKNDLRNWTPTRPVLLCAGSGDPTVFYNVNTQLMQAYWSSPSPAAPPAGLLTVLNVDSAPTGAADPYAAVKAGFGQAKAGTAAAAVSAGASDGGASAVVQAYHGSLVPPFCNAAARGFFQQIAAAGL, from the coding sequence ATGAAAACAATCCATTTATTGAGCATCGTCGCGGCAGCATCGTTACTGGTCGCCTGCGGCGGCGACTCGCCAAGCAACCTGGGCGTGGTGGACAACAGCCCCGCGCGCGGTACGCTGATCCAGAATCCGCCCATCCGCACGGCCTTTTTCACGGCGGGGGACTTTGCCGCCAAACTCAATGCAAGCGCCAGCGGCCGCAACCTGCTGGCCATTGCCGGCACGCCCAAGTGCGGCGTCGATGTGCAGTACATCCACTACGGCACCGTGGGCGGCGCCAGTGAAAGCACCGACGCCACGGGCGCACTGATGACGCCGTCGGGCGGCCCGGGCTGCACCGGCAGCCGGCCCATCGTGCTGTACGCGCACGGCACCACGACCGTGAAAAGCTACAACCTGGCCAACCTGCTCGACGAGGGCAGCCCGGCCTATTCCGAAGCTGCCCTGATTGCCGCGATCTATGCGGCCCAGGGCTTCATCGTGGTGGCGCCCAACTACGCGGGTTACGAGTCGTCCAAACTGCCCTACCACCCTTACCTGAATGCCGACCAGGAATCCAAGGAAATGATGGACGCGCTGAGCGCCGCACGCAAGGCGCTGCCCGGCTTGCTGCAGCCGGTGCAGGACAGCGGAAAGCTCTTCATCACCGGCTATTCGCAAGGCGGCCATGTGGCCATGGCCACCCACAAGGCGATGCAGGCGGCAGGCCAGCCCGTGACCGCCAGCGCGCCCATGTCCGGCCCCTACGCGCTGGCCGCCTACACCGATGCCATTTTCTACGGCAACGTGGGCCTGGGCAGCACACTGTTCTCCCCCTTGCTGGTCAACAGCTACCAGAAGGCCTACGGCAATCTCTACAGCCAGCTCACCGACATCTACGAGCCGTCCTACGCCAGCGGCATCGACACCCTGCTGCCGACCGACACCCCGCTTTCAACGCTGTTCGCGCCGGGCGGAAAGCTGCCGCAAACCGCGTTGTTCAGCCGCACGCCGCCCACCGCGCCGGCCGGTTCGCCAGCGTCTTTGCAGCCGACGCTGAACGCCATCAGCCCGCCGACGACACCGCCCGAGCTGGCCCCGCTGTTTGCCCTGGGCTTTGGCACCAGCAACCTCGTGACCAACGCCGCGCGCCTGAACTTTCTGCTCGACGCCTTTGCCAATCCCGATGGCGCGGTTCCGAGCGTGACCACCGCCCAGCCAGCCGCCAACCCGGCCCATCCGATACGCATCGCCACCAAGAAGAACGACCTGCGCAACTGGACGCCCACACGCCCCGTGCTGCTGTGCGCTGGCAGCGGCGACCCCACGGTGTTCTACAACGTCAACACCCAGCTGATGCAGGCTTACTGGTCAAGCCCCTCGCCGGCAGCGCCGCCGGCGGGTTTGCTGACCGTGCTCAATGTGGACTCGGCGCCTACCGGCGCGGCCGACCCTTACGCCGCCGTCAAGGCCGGCTTCGGCCAGGCCAAGGCCGGCACGGCGGCCGCCGCCGTTTCGGCGGGCGCCTCTGATGGCGGCGCCTCCGCCGTCGTGCAGGCTTACCACGGCTCGCTGGTTCCGCCATTCTGCAATGCCGCGGCACGCGGTTTTTTCCAGCAGATCGCTGCTGCCGGTTTGTAA
- a CDS encoding heparan-alpha-glucosaminide N-acetyltransferase: MLFRRFDSLDALRGIAIVWMTAYHFCFDLNHFGYLQQNFYTDPFWTWQRSAIVSLFLFTAGLGQAVAVQQSQTWPRFWRRWAQVAGSALLVSAGSYAMYPQSFIYFGVLHGLAVMLLIVRLTAGWGRWLWFLGSAAIAMKFVAIGAHAVWPGIDFLNQNLLNWLGLISRKPVTEDYVPLIPWLGVMWWGMAAGSWALRRRPHWFGLQTGPAGRALAGLGRWSLSYYLLHQPLLIGLLMAIGALK; this comes from the coding sequence ATGCTGTTTCGCCGCTTTGACTCCCTCGATGCCCTGCGCGGCATCGCCATCGTCTGGATGACGGCCTATCACTTCTGCTTCGACCTGAACCATTTTGGCTACCTGCAGCAAAACTTCTACACCGATCCGTTCTGGACCTGGCAGCGCAGCGCGATTGTCAGCCTGTTTCTTTTTACCGCCGGACTGGGCCAGGCAGTTGCCGTTCAGCAGAGCCAGACCTGGCCTAGGTTCTGGCGGCGCTGGGCTCAGGTGGCCGGGTCCGCGTTGCTGGTCAGCGCCGGCTCCTACGCGATGTATCCGCAAAGCTTTATTTATTTTGGCGTGCTGCATGGCCTGGCCGTGATGCTGCTCATCGTGCGCCTGACGGCCGGCTGGGGGCGCTGGCTGTGGTTTCTGGGCAGCGCGGCCATTGCCATGAAGTTCGTGGCGATTGGCGCTCATGCCGTGTGGCCTGGAATTGATTTTTTGAACCAGAACCTGCTGAACTGGCTGGGGCTGATCAGCCGAAAACCCGTCACTGAAGACTATGTGCCCCTTATTCCGTGGCTGGGGGTGATGTGGTGGGGCATGGCGGCGGGAAGCTGGGCGCTGCGCCGGCGGCCGCACTGGTTCGGGCTTCAAACGGGGCCGGCAGGCCGAGCCCTGGCCGGGCTGGGGCGCTGGAGCCTGAGTTACTACCTGCTGCATCAGCCGCTGCTGATCGGCCTCCTGATGGCCATCGGTGCGCTGAAATAA
- a CDS encoding BolA family protein: MNTSSSSNAALPVRVKEIEQQLHTRLAPTQLEVLDESAAHAGHSGANAQGMGSHFRVRIASPAFDGKSRVACHRLVYDAMQNFIDQGLHALAIEIIKPV; this comes from the coding sequence ATGAACACCTCATCCAGCAGCAACGCAGCCCTGCCAGTGCGCGTCAAGGAAATTGAGCAGCAGCTCCACACACGGCTTGCCCCGACCCAACTCGAAGTGCTGGACGAAAGCGCCGCGCATGCGGGCCACTCCGGCGCCAATGCGCAGGGCATGGGTTCGCACTTTCGCGTTCGCATTGCCAGTCCGGCGTTCGACGGCAAGAGCCGCGTCGCCTGCCACCGGCTTGTGTATGATGCAATGCAAAATTTCATCGATCAGGGTCTGCATGCCCTGGCCATTGAGATCATCAAGCCAGTTTGA
- a CDS encoding septation protein A, with product MKILFDFLPIALFFGMFKYAEGHKDWAAGTATDWLGFMVSGGVVGPAEAPVLLATVVVIVATLAQILWLKARGRKVDTMLWVSLALVTALGSATIYFHSESFIKWKPTVLYWVMGASLLVGELVFRKNGIKSLMGAQMSLPDAVWRKVNFSWVTFFAAMGFLNLWVAFNFPTSTWVNFKLFGGMGLMLVFVLAQAFFLNKHIKPDTTS from the coding sequence ATGAAAATTCTGTTCGATTTCCTGCCGATAGCGCTTTTCTTCGGCATGTTCAAGTACGCCGAAGGGCACAAGGACTGGGCGGCCGGCACCGCGACCGACTGGCTGGGCTTCATGGTCTCGGGCGGCGTGGTCGGCCCGGCCGAAGCCCCCGTGCTGCTGGCAACGGTGGTGGTGATCGTCGCCACGCTGGCGCAAATTTTGTGGCTCAAGGCGCGCGGCCGCAAGGTCGATACCATGCTCTGGGTCAGCCTTGCGCTGGTCACCGCGCTGGGCAGCGCCACGATTTACTTTCACAGCGAAAGCTTCATCAAGTGGAAGCCGACGGTGCTGTACTGGGTGATGGGCGCTTCGCTGCTGGTGGGCGAGCTGGTGTTCAGGAAAAACGGCATCAAGTCGCTCATGGGCGCGCAAATGAGCCTGCCCGACGCGGTCTGGCGCAAGGTCAATTTCAGCTGGGTGACTTTCTTTGCGGCCATGGGTTTCCTGAACCTCTGGGTCGCCTTCAATTTCCCCACCAGCACCTGGGTCAACTTCAAGCTGTTCGGCGGCATGGGCCTGATGCTGGTGTTTGTTCTGGCGCAGGCATTTTTCCTTAACAAACACATCAAGCCGGACACCACCTCATGA
- a CDS encoding catalase — MPKTTPPANGQNHSGKSAAKNSNAAKAAACNTDSGPARTRPAAGGDVLAEKMAQTETLAAAMPFNATKPAEHGFANAIAPQQGATAEPASRLPTGSTLSEENGTEKTGSVVPEGVNATIEPLDRVRVDSSGRMLTTNQGVAVSDNQNSLKFGLRGPALLEDFVLREKITHFDHERIPERIVHARGSGAHGFFECYAPLTQYTKAAPFKEAGKITPVFVRFSTVAGERGSKDTARDVRGFAVKFYTDEGNWDLVGNNMPVFFIQDAMKFPDLIHAVKPEPHHQMPQAASAHDTFWDFVSLMPESTHMLMWVMSDRAIPRSFATMQGFGVHSFRFVNEAGESVFVKFHWNPTAGTHSLVWDEAVKISGADPDYHRRDLWERIESGAYPEYELGVQIFTEAQAEQFSFDILDATKIIPEELIPVQPVGRMVLNRNPDNFFAETEQVAFCTAHVVPGIDFSNDPLLAGRIHSYVDTQISRLGGPNFHEIPINSPIAPVHNNQRDGMHRQAIPRGRVAYEPNSLAGGCPFQAGAAQGFVTVPARLQAQEEQAKVRGKPEKFADHYTQATLFYESQTPAEQAHIAAAFRFELSKVTVPAIRQRTVSMLRNASEALAQKVAEGLGMDTLPDAMPLALAQPAKPEVTVSPPLSLMARLGDGSIKARKIALLVAPGVMGESMAQVQAALLAEGAVPRLVAPHIGSVATAEGKTLDADASLENEPGFLFDALVLPDGQAAVDALAKDGHTMEFIKDQYRHGKTILALGAASALLEKAGVPATLPDGKPDVGLIIAPSGSAADAAATFIKGIALHRHPARETDPPRV, encoded by the coding sequence ATGCCCAAAACCACTCCACCGGCCAATGGCCAAAATCACTCCGGCAAAAGCGCTGCCAAAAACAGCAATGCCGCAAAAGCCGCAGCGTGCAATACCGACAGCGGCCCTGCCAGGACCCGTCCTGCGGCAGGCGGCGATGTTCTCGCTGAAAAAATGGCCCAGACCGAGACGCTGGCTGCCGCCATGCCGTTCAACGCCACCAAGCCCGCCGAGCATGGATTTGCCAACGCAATCGCGCCGCAGCAAGGGGCCACGGCCGAGCCTGCCTCAAGGCTGCCGACGGGCAGCACGCTGTCGGAAGAAAACGGCACTGAAAAAACCGGCAGCGTTGTGCCCGAAGGCGTGAATGCCACCATCGAGCCGCTGGACCGCGTGCGTGTGGATTCGTCCGGCCGGATGCTGACCACCAACCAGGGCGTGGCGGTGTCCGACAACCAGAACTCCCTGAAGTTTGGCCTGCGCGGGCCGGCGCTGCTCGAAGACTTCGTGCTGCGCGAGAAGATCACCCACTTTGACCACGAGCGCATTCCCGAGCGCATCGTGCATGCGCGGGGTTCCGGCGCCCACGGGTTTTTTGAATGCTATGCGCCGCTGACGCAGTACACCAAGGCCGCGCCGTTCAAGGAAGCCGGCAAGATCACGCCGGTGTTCGTGCGCTTTTCCACCGTGGCCGGCGAGCGCGGTTCCAAGGACACGGCGCGCGATGTGCGCGGCTTTGCCGTCAAGTTCTACACCGACGAAGGCAACTGGGATCTGGTAGGCAACAACATGCCGGTGTTCTTCATCCAGGACGCGATGAAGTTTCCCGACCTGATCCATGCCGTCAAGCCCGAGCCGCATCACCAGATGCCGCAGGCCGCCAGCGCGCACGACACGTTCTGGGACTTTGTTTCCTTGATGCCTGAATCCACCCACATGCTGATGTGGGTGATGTCGGACCGCGCCATACCGCGCAGCTTTGCGACCATGCAGGGCTTTGGCGTTCACAGTTTTCGTTTTGTCAACGAAGCCGGCGAGTCGGTGTTCGTCAAGTTCCATTGGAACCCGACCGCCGGCACGCATTCGCTGGTGTGGGATGAAGCCGTGAAAATTTCGGGCGCCGACCCGGACTATCACCGGCGCGACCTGTGGGAGCGCATCGAGTCGGGCGCTTACCCGGAATATGAACTGGGCGTGCAAATCTTCACCGAAGCGCAGGCTGAACAGTTCAGCTTCGACATCCTGGACGCCACCAAGATCATTCCCGAAGAGCTGATTCCGGTCCAGCCGGTCGGCCGCATGGTGCTCAACCGCAACCCGGACAACTTTTTCGCGGAAACCGAGCAGGTGGCGTTCTGCACCGCGCATGTGGTGCCGGGGATTGATTTTTCGAACGATCCGCTGCTGGCAGGGCGCATCCACTCCTATGTGGACACGCAGATTTCTCGCCTGGGCGGCCCGAACTTCCACGAGATTCCGATCAATTCGCCGATTGCCCCGGTTCACAACAACCAGCGCGACGGCATGCACCGCCAGGCCATTCCCCGGGGGCGCGTGGCCTATGAGCCGAACTCGCTGGCCGGCGGCTGTCCTTTCCAGGCTGGCGCGGCGCAAGGCTTTGTCACGGTGCCGGCCCGGCTGCAGGCGCAGGAGGAGCAAGCCAAGGTGCGCGGCAAACCCGAGAAGTTTGCCGATCACTACACCCAGGCGACGCTGTTTTATGAAAGCCAGACGCCGGCCGAGCAAGCGCATATCGCGGCCGCCTTTCGCTTTGAGTTGAGCAAGGTCACGGTGCCGGCCATTCGCCAGCGTACCGTGTCGATGCTGCGCAATGCGTCCGAAGCCCTGGCGCAAAAAGTCGCCGAGGGACTGGGAATGGACACGCTGCCCGACGCCATGCCCCTGGCGCTGGCCCAGCCGGCCAAGCCCGAGGTGACGGTTTCGCCGCCGCTGTCGCTGATGGCGCGTCTGGGCGACGGCAGCATCAAGGCGCGCAAGATTGCCCTGCTGGTTGCGCCCGGCGTCATGGGCGAGTCGATGGCGCAGGTGCAGGCTGCCTTGCTGGCCGAAGGCGCCGTCCCGCGTCTGGTGGCACCGCATATCGGCTCAGTCGCCACGGCCGAGGGTAAAACGCTCGATGCCGATGCTTCGCTGGAAAACGAGCCCGGCTTCCTGTTTGATGCGCTGGTGCTGCCCGATGGGCAAGCCGCTGTCGATGCGCTGGCGAAGGACGGCCACACGATGGAGTTCATCAAGGACCAGTACCGGCATGGCAAGACCATCCTGGCGCTGGGCGCTGCAAGCGCGCTGCTTGAAAAAGCAGGCGTGCCGGCCACGCTGCCCGACGGCAAGCCCGATGTCGGCCTGATCATTGCACCTTCGGGGAGCGCGGCCGATGCTGCGGCAACCTTTATCAAGGGCATTGCGCTGCACCGTCACCCGGCGCGCGAAACCGACCCGCCGCGAGTGTGA